In Seonamhaeicola sp. S2-3, the genomic window GCGCTCTAGCAAGAACACATCTAGTAATAAAAAGAAAATACCAAAACCTAAAAACCATTGAAATTGGTCTTTAAAATCTGAAAACTGTTTAGCTTCAAACTCGGTTTTATCCATTTTGGTTAATATTTCTTTAATATTTTCTACTACATTTTTGGTGTTTTTACCATTTATATAAGCTCCGTTTGCTTCATCTGCAATGGCTTTAAGCGTTTCTTCGTTTAAACGGGTAATTACAGTTTCTCCTTGGCTATCTTTTTTATAGTTTAAAACGACTCCGTTTCTTTTTATAGGAATTGGGCCGCCTTTTACATCGCCTACACCAATGGTGAAAATTCTAATACCTTCTTCACTGGCTTGTTCTGCAACTGCAGCCGCTTCTTCGCTATGGTCTTCGCCATCTGAAATAATGATGAGTACTCTATTGGTTTGTTGTTCATCATCAAAATAAGACGAAGCTAGTTTTATGGCTTCATTTATTGCGGTTCCTTGTGATGACAGCATATCAGTATTCATACCTTGTAAAAACATTTTAGCCGAAGCATAATCTGTTGTTATAGGTAATTGTGGAAATGCTTTTCCTGCGTAAGCAATAATACCTACGCGGTCACTTGCCAAATTATTGATGATTTGAGTAACCAGCTGTTTTGATTTCTCTAACCGATTTGGTGCAATATCTTCTGCAAGCATACTTTTAGAAACATCGACCGCAAAAACAATATCTACACCTTCGCGCTTTACGGTTTCTAACTTTGTGCCTATTTTAGGGTTTACTAATGCTAAGGTTAAGCACAAAAATGCTAAACTTAAAACGATGATTTTTAAAACCGATTTAAATAGCGAGGTATTAGGGCTTATTCTTTTTAATAATGCTTTATCAGCAAATTTTCTTTGGGTTTTATATTTCCAAAGTTGAAGCACCAAAAAGAATAGTATGATTACCGGAATAATCAATAATGCCCAAAACCATATTTTTTCTTCTAATTGATACATGTTATTAGTATTCAGTAGCAGTATTTAGTAAACAGTTTTTTAAACTTATCACAAATACCGCAACTTTAATTTATTTTTTGTCTTTATTATTTTTTCTATTATACAAAACTCCTAAAAATAGAGAATCTAAGTAGTAATTCTAACAACAATAATACGCCTGCAAACAATACTAATGGCCTGTATTTTTCTTCGTAATTATAAAACTTAAATTCTTCTATTTCTGTTTTTTCTAACTTATTAATTTCGTTATAAATTTCTTCAAGCTTTTTATTATCAGTTGCTCTAAAGTATTTACCGCCTGTGGCTTCTGCTATAGATTGTAACAACGCTTCATCTATTTCTACCTGAATACGGCCATATTGAAATTGTCCATTGGGTAAAAGACGAACCGGAGAAAGAGCCATTCCATTAGTTCCTAAACCAATGGTATATGTTT contains:
- a CDS encoding VWA domain-containing protein; protein product: MYQLEEKIWFWALLIIPVIILFFLVLQLWKYKTQRKFADKALLKRISPNTSLFKSVLKIIVLSLAFLCLTLALVNPKIGTKLETVKREGVDIVFAVDVSKSMLAEDIAPNRLEKSKQLVTQIINNLASDRVGIIAYAGKAFPQLPITTDYASAKMFLQGMNTDMLSSQGTAINEAIKLASSYFDDEQQTNRVLIIISDGEDHSEEAAAVAEQASEEGIRIFTIGVGDVKGGPIPIKRNGVVLNYKKDSQGETVITRLNEETLKAIADEANGAYINGKNTKNVVENIKEILTKMDKTEFEAKQFSDFKDQFQWFLGFGIFFLLLDVFLLERKTAWLKKLNLFNENL